The genomic window ACCCCGATGCTGCCTGGCTggcggtgctggggctgctggtctCCGGCGGTGGGGAGCCGCTGGAGGACCCCACTGGCAGCTGGCTggcggtgctggggctgctggtctCCGGCGGTGGGGAGCCGCTGGAGGACCCCACTGGCAGCTGGCTggcggtgctggggctgctggtctCGGGTGCCGGGGAGCTGTGGGACGGCCCCAGCGCCGCCTGGCTGGGGGTGCTGCTCTCAGCACTTGGTGCTGGCGCACGGCTCCTGTCGTGGCATCTTCCGGGCCGGCTGTAGGGATGTTGGGCCCGGCGTTGGAAGCGGGAGCTGTTTCGCACGCGGTCGGGCCCAGGGGGGGCTGGAGCGGCTGCTGCCCTCAAGCACTGGGGAGCCTTGGGACGGCCCTGATGCTGCATTGCCGGGGCTGCCGGTCTGCGGTGCCAGGGAGCCGTGGGGTGGCCCGAATTCCGCCTGGCTcccagtgctggggctgctggtctCCAGCGCTGGGGAGCCGCAGGAGGACCCCGCTGGCAGCTGGCTggcggtgctggggctgctggtgtcGGGTGCCGGCGAGCCGTGGGAAGGCCCCGATCCTGCCTGGCCGGCAGCGCTGGGGCCGGCGAGCTCCGAGCTGGCACTGGAGGCTGTAAGGGGAAGCAGGAAGGTCAAGGGCACGGCCCCCAGGCCCGGGGCAGGATAGGCCAGAGCGGTGCCCCCAGCCGTCCTAGAGCAGAGAGGCTTCTGCCAGGCCCACCCTGGGCTCCCGCTGCCAGGCCTTGCCTGGCCCCTGGCCCCAGCCAGGGGCAGCCGGGCGCTTTGCCTCTTACCGGTGCCCAGGCCAGCACACGCGTCGCACTCCCAGCTTGGCCGTGCTGCTCCTCAGGTCGGAGCAGCGTCTGTGGGTGCCCTCGGCAGCgcaggagcagcacaggagcAGTTGCCAGGGCCTGGGAAGCAAACGGTTCACGGCTGTGAGGACAAAGTGACCGCAGCACGGGATTGTCCGGCCGAGCTCTCGGTCTCAGTGCTTGCGCTTCGAGCCCTTGGCGAGACGGCGTTCCCAGTACAGAGCCCCGGGGTGCAGCTTTGGCAACTTacccctcttcctctgcctgctccctgcctcctggACAAAGGCACTCCCTGGCATCGCAGCGGCTGTGCCTCTCACTTAGTGCTGCGTATGCACGCCTGTTCTCCCACGATGGCAGTctgatggagaaaggaaaatggaggagcccctgctgccccggcaTAAGGGAGATGCAGGGCGTCCCTGCTCgcccccccccctgccctgttTCCCGCTCCTCCCTGAAGCTGAAGCCCCGACCCGCGGGACAGCGGAGGGCCAGGAAGGACtgctggggcagcccctggcGCGGCACAGCGCTTGCAGCCTCCTGTCTTGGGAGCCGGCCCGAAGGACACCAACCTGAAGGGGATTCGGATGCCCATGGTGAGCATTTCCGAGAGAAAGAGCTCCTTATCTCTACAGAGTGGGCACTGGAAAGCAAGAAATGCCGGCGCACAGAGCCTGTCcctgcaggaggagaaacaTAAGGAGCATGAGCGAGGCCCTGGGTGCTGCCGAGCCCTGCCGTGCCCCGGGGCAGGGAACGGCTCCTACCTGGATGCAAGCCCCCTGTGGAACCAGGCGTGTTTGCACGCTGGGCACACCATGGTGCCGTAGGACTTTCTCTCCTCCACGAGGTCAGGCAGATGAGGCAGGTGGTGTTCTCCTCCGGAGCcgcctcccctgcctgctctgggcGGTGCTGCCAGCAGTAGGCCTGGGGGCAAGAGGAAAGGGATGGGCGAGGGGAGAAGCGCTGGCTCCTTCCCCGGGTGGCAGCCAGGAGGGGAGAGGATGGTACCTGTACCGAAGAGCGAACTGGGTGACGCATCCACCCTCCACGGCACACAGGGGAGATGGACGCTGCGGTCGCAGCCCATTTCCCAGCAGGAGATGGCGGCCCCGCTCTCGCCACAGACGAAGCAGTGCtggaaagagcagagcagcccccaTCAGCGGCAGCCTCAGGGCCGCCACGGCCAGCCCCACGCCTCCGGGCAGGGCGCAGGATGTGGCCGCTGCTGGGTCACACCCCGCAGATGCGCCTGTCGGACGAGGCTCCTGTGCTGGAGCCTCTGCGGAGCTGCTGGGAGCGAGACTCCTGTCCCAGAGCCCGCTGGAAGGGCTGGGATTTCTTTCTCGGGTCTGGGCTAGGGCTCCCGCAAACGTCTCCCGGCACAGATCTCCCCGGTCTTGTCAGGCGCTCACCTTCTGCGCTGCCCGCGCGATTGTACGTCGAATATCCTCGGGGAGAAATCCCATGAGTCCTGCTTCCCTGTCCCCTCGCTGAAAAAGCTCGTTGGCAAAAAGCTGCGgtagaggagagaggaggagctgctgaggaGAGCGTGGCAGGGACTGCCTGTCGGAAAGCAAGCTGGAGGGAGCCCCGGCGTAACTCACCAGGCAAAAGACGTGGGCACAGAGCCCTCGCTTCTCCAGTTTGTCCCCGCAGAGAGCCGGGTCAGCCTCTGCCCGGCGACACAGCAGGCACgctggagggggagaggagcaaACGCCGGTGGGAACGAGCACctctgcggggccgggggaagCGTCCCTGAGGGATTGCCCCCAAGGgcctgctctgcccctgccgAGCTGGCTGatgggcagggctggaggcctgggagaggaagggggcATTGCAAGGCACGGGGGTCCCAGCAGGTGCCCACCGCCCAGCCTGGGCCCCGCTGGCTGAGGACAGGAGGGGCCCTGCCCCGGGGGTGCTCGgga from Aquila chrysaetos chrysaetos chromosome 20, bAquChr1.4, whole genome shotgun sequence includes these protein-coding regions:
- the LOC121232488 gene encoding LOW QUALITY PROTEIN: G2/M phase-specific E3 ubiquitin-protein ligase-like (The sequence of the model RefSeq protein was modified relative to this genomic sequence to represent the inferred CDS: inserted 1 base in 1 codon; deleted 3 bases in 2 codons), whose amino-acid sequence is MEQACLLCRRAEADPALCGDKLEKRGLCAHVFCLLFANELFQRGDREAGLMGFLPEDIRRTIARAAQKHCFVCGESGAAISCWEMGCDRSVHLPCAVEGGCVTQFALRYRSYCWQHRPEQAGEAAPEENTTCLICLTXVEERKSYGTMVCPACKHAWFHRGLASRLCAPAFLAFQCPLCRDKELFLSEMLTMGIRIPFRLPSWENRRAYAALSERHSRCDARECLCPGGREQAEEEGPWQLLLCCSCAAEGTHRRCSDLRSSTASWECDACAGLGTASSASSELAGPSAAGQAGSGPSHGSPAPDTSSPSTASQLPAGSSCGSPALETSSPSTGSQAEFGPPHGSLAPQTGSPGNAASGPRPGRCHDRSRAPAPSAESSTPSQAALGPSHSSPAPETSSPSTASQLPVGSSSGSPPPETSSPSTASQLPVGSSSGSPPPETSSPSTASQAASGSSCGSPPLQGSSCSSPPGPVRVRDRSRFQRRAQHPYSPPGRRHDRSRAPAPSAESSTPSQAALGPSHSSPAPETSSPSTASQAASGSSSGSPALESSRSSSPPGPVRVRDCSRLQRREQNPYSRPGRRHGTSRAPSPSAGPDPPPPVQ